One stretch of Ignavibacteriota bacterium DNA includes these proteins:
- a CDS encoding LOG family protein yields the protein MAPTKFTTKSYKNLDFLNSPDARPIRLLSEYFEPLQRLRKNQIQDTIVFFGSARLVSREHAEERKAELLQAMNTPGSRGGSKRLIEELQKVETLLKQARYYDDAVELSRLLSKWALGLPKKGRFVITSGGGPGIMEAANRGAQLAGAKSVGLNISLPFEQEPNPYIPPELNLEFHYFFMRKFWFVYPAKALVVFPGGFGTLDELFETLTLVQTDKLRKQVFVLLYGSDFWKKILNFEGLLEAGLISKEDLSLFEFADTPKQAFNFLKKKLTDRYL from the coding sequence ATGGCACCGACCAAATTCACAACCAAGTCCTACAAGAATCTCGATTTTCTCAACAGCCCCGACGCGCGGCCCATACGCCTGCTGTCGGAGTACTTCGAACCACTGCAGCGGCTCCGCAAGAATCAGATTCAGGACACGATTGTCTTTTTCGGCTCGGCGCGCCTCGTCTCGCGCGAGCATGCGGAAGAGCGCAAGGCCGAACTCCTGCAGGCCATGAACACGCCGGGATCCCGCGGCGGTTCGAAGCGGCTCATCGAGGAATTGCAGAAGGTCGAGACGCTGCTCAAACAGGCGCGCTATTACGACGACGCGGTGGAACTCTCGCGCCTGCTTTCGAAGTGGGCGCTCGGCCTGCCGAAAAAAGGCCGCTTCGTGATCACCTCCGGTGGCGGACCCGGCATCATGGAGGCCGCCAACCGCGGCGCGCAGCTCGCCGGAGCCAAGTCGGTCGGGCTGAACATCTCCCTGCCTTTCGAGCAGGAACCGAATCCGTACATCCCGCCCGAACTGAATCTCGAATTCCACTACTTCTTCATGCGAAAGTTCTGGTTCGTCTATCCCGCGAAAGCGCTGGTGGTGTTCCCGGGCGGCTTCGGCACACTCGACGAACTATTCGAGACACTCACGTTGGTGCAGACCGACAAGCTGCGCAAGCAGGTGTTTGTGCTGCTCTACGGCTCCGATTTCTGGAAGAAGATTCTTAATTTTGAGGGACTGCTTGAGGCGGGACTCATCAGCAAAGAGGATCTGTCACTCTTTGAATTCGCCGACACGCCAAAACAGGCGTTCAACTTTCTCAAAAAGAAACTCACCGACCGATACCTGTGA
- a CDS encoding SDR family oxidoreductase: MSTETRIACVTGSGRRLGRSLALALAEAGYDIVLHANTSTDALADIAAQIETLGRRVWTVHGDLSSIDDIRGIADEIRSSVPRLDLLVNNAGVFPVARFEDVTPEQWDLAQIVNTRAVFFLTQACAPMLRATHGAVVNIASGGAFAPWVTHIPYNVSKAGQVMLTRALAKALAPDVRVNAVAPGIILFPDEDEAQTVAAERIPMQRYATPADIASAVLFLAQGSQYITGHTLPVDGGSFDAT, translated from the coding sequence ATGAGCACGGAAACTCGCATCGCCTGTGTCACCGGATCCGGCCGCCGCCTCGGGCGCTCGCTCGCGCTCGCGCTTGCGGAGGCGGGATATGATATAGTTCTTCACGCCAATACCAGCACCGACGCACTCGCCGACATCGCGGCACAGATCGAGACCCTCGGCCGCAGGGTATGGACCGTGCACGGCGACCTGAGCAGCATCGATGATATCCGCGGCATCGCGGACGAGATACGCTCATCCGTGCCGCGACTCGATCTGCTTGTGAATAACGCGGGTGTGTTTCCGGTCGCGCGTTTCGAGGATGTCACTCCTGAGCAGTGGGACCTGGCGCAGATCGTGAACACACGCGCCGTGTTTTTCCTCACGCAGGCCTGCGCGCCGATGTTACGCGCGACACACGGCGCGGTGGTGAACATCGCGTCGGGAGGGGCCTTCGCGCCCTGGGTCACGCATATCCCGTACAACGTGTCGAAGGCGGGCCAGGTGATGTTGACACGGGCGCTCGCCAAAGCCCTCGCGCCCGACGTGCGCGTGAACGCCGTCGCACCCGGCATCATCCTGTTTCCGGACGAGGACGAGGCGCAGACCGTCGCCGCCGAACGTATCCCCATGCAGCGCTACGCCACACCCGCCGATATCGCATCCGCGGTTCTTTTTCTCGCACAGGGCTCGCAGTATATTACCGGGCACACACTTCCCGTGGATGGAGGAAGTTTCGACGCCACCTGA
- a CDS encoding dihydroorotate dehydrogenase: MNTACTIGSLTLKNRVLVASGTFGYGNEVSAYTTLSKLGGIVTKSVSKLPRQGNAPTRIAETASGMLNSIGLANVGVEAFVSDKLPFLRTLDTTIIVNIAASSIDEYVEVLERVDGEEGVDGYEINVSCPNVKDGGLNFGTKCDMTAAITRALRPRTTKPLIIKLTPNVTRISEFAQACEDEGADAVSLINTLVGLAVDVRTRRPKLSTITGGLSGPAIKPVALAKVYETARAVKIPIVGIGGIMTWEDAIEFLLVGATAVQVGTANFRDPDAGAKIAEGMAAYCTREGIDDIQELVGAMQTAAQATAPGFVAAR; encoded by the coding sequence ATGAATACCGCCTGCACAATCGGATCCCTCACGCTGAAAAACCGCGTCCTCGTGGCGTCGGGCACCTTCGGCTACGGCAACGAAGTGTCCGCCTACACCACGCTCTCGAAGTTGGGCGGCATCGTAACAAAATCCGTCAGCAAGCTGCCGCGGCAGGGCAACGCGCCGACACGCATCGCCGAGACCGCGAGCGGCATGCTCAATTCCATCGGCCTCGCAAACGTGGGCGTCGAGGCCTTCGTGTCGGACAAGCTGCCCTTCCTGCGCACGCTCGACACCACGATCATCGTCAACATCGCTGCCAGTTCCATCGACGAGTACGTGGAAGTGCTCGAACGCGTGGACGGCGAGGAGGGCGTGGACGGATACGAGATCAACGTTTCCTGCCCGAACGTCAAGGACGGCGGACTCAACTTCGGCACCAAGTGCGACATGACCGCGGCGATCACACGCGCGCTGCGTCCGCGCACCACCAAGCCGCTCATCATCAAGCTCACGCCGAACGTCACGCGCATCTCAGAATTTGCGCAGGCATGTGAAGACGAGGGCGCCGACGCGGTGTCGCTCATCAACACCCTTGTGGGCCTCGCGGTGGACGTGCGCACGCGGCGTCCCAAACTCTCGACCATCACGGGCGGACTCTCCGGTCCCGCCATCAAACCAGTGGCGCTGGCCAAGGTGTACGAGACGGCGCGCGCGGTAAAAATTCCCATCGTCGGCATCGGCGGCATCATGACCTGGGAAGACGCGATCGAATTTCTCCTCGTGGGCGCCACCGCCGTTCAGGTGGGCACGGCGAATTTCCGCGATCCGGACGCGGGCGCAAAAATCGCGGAAGGCATGGCCGCGTATTGCACACGTGAAGGCATCGACGACATACAGGAACTTGTCGGCGCGATGCAGACGGCGGCGCAGGCCACGGCGCCGGGATTCGTCGCGGCGCGATGA
- a CDS encoding dihydroorotate dehydrogenase electron transfer subunit: protein MRVTSIRPVADETYALRFHAPDLAAALKPGQFLNILVSDLSDPLLRRPYSISNIVEEECEILFSVVGKGTGILAAKRAGETIGVLGPLGNTFGYTKDFETALIVAGGIGVAPFPLLTAQLRAEGRAVQTFLGARSASRVVRDGLDNLHVATDDGSEGFHGTVIGCLAQWLETHEAPAPRIFACGPNAMLRATQDFASTYGIPCELSLESEMACGVGICQGCPIERVEGERKYALVCTDGPCFDSRDIIFHEFHA from the coding sequence ATGCGCGTCACTTCCATACGCCCCGTGGCGGATGAGACGTACGCGCTGCGCTTCCATGCCCCCGACCTCGCCGCGGCCCTCAAGCCAGGACAATTCCTCAACATCCTCGTGAGCGATCTGAGCGATCCGTTACTGCGCAGGCCGTACAGCATCTCGAACATCGTGGAAGAGGAGTGCGAGATCCTTTTTTCCGTGGTCGGAAAGGGCACGGGCATACTTGCCGCAAAACGCGCGGGCGAAACGATCGGCGTGTTGGGTCCGCTCGGCAACACCTTCGGGTACACAAAGGACTTCGAGACCGCGCTGATCGTGGCCGGCGGCATTGGCGTCGCGCCGTTCCCGCTGTTGACCGCGCAGCTCCGCGCGGAGGGACGCGCGGTACAGACTTTCCTGGGCGCGCGTTCGGCCTCACGCGTGGTGCGCGACGGACTCGACAACCTGCATGTCGCGACCGACGACGGCAGCGAAGGATTTCACGGCACAGTGATCGGCTGTCTCGCGCAGTGGCTCGAGACACACGAGGCGCCCGCGCCGCGCATCTTCGCCTGCGGACCCAACGCCATGCTCCGCGCGACGCAGGACTTCGCGTCCACGTACGGCATCCCCTGCGAATTGTCGCTCGAGTCGGAAATGGCCTGCGGCGTCGGCATCTGCCAGGGCTGCCCGATCGAGCGTGTTGAAGGGGAGAGGAAATACGCGCTGGTATGCACCGACGGTCCGTGTTTTGATTCGCGCGACATCATATTCCACGAGTTCCACGCATGA
- a CDS encoding tetratricopeptide repeat protein, giving the protein MTRLVFPCVTAVMAAGLLSGCAVWDFTQTKYQNATGFFNTYYNASKLFAEAETEIRKEKKLVDNTSITQLSVPGEDVDPLMNPAAPVMHGVVAPDGAVSTPSDAGEVPPSPDGARMRPPMQPGMGAPILSMTKQRGMQGVGVPATALENLDKVIAKCSRILVDYKKSKWVDNALLLIGKAYFYKQEYTKAERKFNELIDGFPESPLRAEAMLWLGKNSMMMDLFDDAEKQLNASIDEAARQDEPAVALQAYLSLGDMYLALRQSQKAVESYRKGTELQSTSDERVQLYLSLARELEKSGDRAGALDAYRALARSNGDRDVLFFAELNYARLAREMGRIDDAVNTLVDMLDNPTYIEYDGQLQMEIGRLYETVDEIPAAVDQYRYVDTTFRQRPESAEAAYALGKMYETKGKNYDKAFEYYSAARTAYPGIPASTLGGRRADQLGEYRKLRNRMFELDTLLFYVLYPDSLTARDSVRAIADSVARTELKQSGGSALSEDQRYQERISRRRPHGRNSGRINPSAPPTSGTLAVSPMGAGGVPQAPAGVQPLYRRVNLRTVPPDSVLRVLSISRMDVGWVLFDKVGDLDSAAYYYRLALDGSLPDTVLANALYTMAAIARRSGDTIQAREYEDRLITKLPETRFARTLMLARGMPVAKDSLTVYREAYERGATLLEQRATADGLASLERMRQNYPHSDESVRAQLAIAMVLEETPGKGDSALAIYRRMVLQHPASKYTQRAKDVLASIDRIKTDEAERIRKEEEKKREEELRKEREAKKVPQVVTHRDTTTLRFQRKHDPTKDEDFPLNLPEDKPKKQAVPDAPGKPGTQGDTPLPGASDPGAQPPQAPGTQPPSSGGDTDNQPLSVPLQQPVPPPPTQPPPGKGK; this is encoded by the coding sequence GTGACACGACTCGTTTTCCCGTGTGTAACCGCCGTGATGGCGGCCGGGCTCCTTTCCGGTTGCGCCGTCTGGGATTTTACACAGACCAAGTATCAGAATGCCACGGGCTTCTTCAACACGTATTACAACGCGTCGAAGTTGTTCGCGGAAGCGGAGACGGAGATACGCAAGGAGAAAAAACTGGTCGACAACACGTCGATCACACAGCTCTCCGTGCCCGGCGAGGATGTGGATCCGTTGATGAATCCCGCGGCTCCCGTCATGCACGGCGTGGTTGCGCCCGACGGAGCCGTCTCCACACCTTCCGACGCGGGTGAGGTACCGCCGTCGCCCGATGGCGCGCGTATGCGTCCACCGATGCAGCCCGGCATGGGCGCACCGATACTGTCGATGACCAAGCAGCGGGGCATGCAGGGCGTGGGTGTGCCCGCGACAGCGCTCGAGAATCTCGACAAGGTGATCGCCAAGTGTTCACGCATTCTGGTGGACTATAAAAAGAGCAAGTGGGTCGATAACGCGCTGCTGCTCATCGGCAAGGCCTACTTCTACAAGCAGGAATACACAAAGGCCGAACGCAAATTCAACGAACTCATCGATGGTTTTCCCGAGAGTCCCCTCCGCGCGGAAGCGATGTTGTGGCTCGGAAAAAATTCGATGATGATGGATCTGTTCGACGATGCCGAGAAGCAGTTGAACGCCTCCATCGATGAGGCGGCGCGGCAGGACGAACCCGCCGTGGCGCTGCAGGCCTACCTGTCCCTGGGCGACATGTATCTCGCGTTGCGCCAGTCGCAGAAGGCGGTGGAGAGTTACCGCAAGGGCACCGAACTGCAGTCCACCTCCGACGAACGTGTGCAGCTTTATCTCTCGCTCGCGCGTGAACTCGAAAAAAGCGGCGACCGCGCCGGCGCGCTCGACGCGTACCGCGCACTGGCCCGTTCGAACGGCGACCGCGATGTGCTGTTTTTTGCGGAACTGAACTATGCGCGTCTCGCGCGCGAGATGGGCCGCATCGACGACGCGGTGAACACGCTGGTCGACATGCTCGACAATCCCACCTACATCGAATACGACGGGCAGTTGCAGATGGAGATCGGCCGCTTGTACGAGACGGTGGATGAAATTCCCGCGGCCGTGGACCAGTACCGCTATGTCGACACCACGTTCCGTCAGCGTCCGGAATCGGCCGAAGCCGCCTACGCTCTCGGCAAGATGTACGAAACCAAGGGCAAGAACTACGACAAGGCTTTCGAGTATTACAGCGCAGCACGCACCGCGTATCCGGGCATCCCCGCCTCGACGCTCGGCGGCAGGCGCGCGGATCAGCTCGGCGAGTATCGCAAGCTGCGCAACCGCATGTTCGAACTCGACACGCTGCTGTTCTATGTGTTGTACCCCGACTCTCTCACGGCGCGCGATTCCGTTCGTGCAATAGCCGACAGCGTGGCCCGCACCGAATTGAAACAGAGCGGCGGCAGCGCGCTGAGCGAGGATCAGCGGTATCAGGAGCGCATCTCACGGCGCAGGCCGCACGGACGCAACAGCGGCCGTATCAATCCCTCGGCACCGCCGACGAGCGGCACACTGGCCGTGTCGCCCATGGGTGCTGGCGGTGTGCCTCAGGCCCCGGCCGGCGTGCAACCCTTGTATCGACGCGTAAATTTGCGCACGGTTCCGCCCGACTCCGTCCTGCGTGTGCTTTCCATATCACGCATGGATGTCGGCTGGGTGCTGTTCGACAAAGTCGGCGATCTGGATTCCGCCGCATATTATTACCGGCTCGCGCTCGACGGCTCTCTGCCCGACACCGTGCTTGCAAATGCGCTGTACACGATGGCCGCCATCGCGCGCCGCTCAGGCGACACCATACAGGCGCGCGAGTACGAGGACCGGCTTATCACCAAACTGCCCGAGACACGTTTCGCGCGCACACTGATGCTCGCGCGCGGGATGCCCGTCGCAAAAGATTCGCTTACCGTGTATCGCGAGGCCTACGAACGCGGCGCGACGCTGCTCGAACAGCGCGCCACGGCCGACGGGCTCGCGTCGCTCGAGCGCATGCGCCAGAATTACCCGCACAGCGACGAGTCCGTGCGCGCGCAGCTCGCGATCGCGATGGTGCTCGAGGAGACGCCGGGCAAGGGTGATTCGGCGCTCGCGATCTATCGCCGCATGGTGCTGCAGCATCCCGCATCGAAGTACACGCAGCGGGCGAAGGACGTGCTCGCGTCGATCGACAGAATCAAGACCGACGAAGCCGAACGCATCCGCAAGGAAGAAGAAAAGAAACGCGAGGAAGAACTGCGCAAGGAGCGCGAGGCGAAGAAAGTGCCGCAGGTTGTCACACATCGCGACACCACCACGCTGCGTTTCCAGCGGAAACACGATCCGACCAAGGACGAGGACTTCCCGCTGAATCTGCCGGAAGACAAACCCAAGAAACAGGCAGTGCCCGATGCACCGGGCAAACCCGGCACGCAGGGCGACACGCCCCTCCCCGGCGCGTCCGATCCGGGAGCACAACCGCCGCAGGCGCCGGGCACACAGCCGCCTTCGTCGGGTGGCGATACCGACAATCAGCCGCTCAGCGTGCCGCTGCAGCAGCCCGTTCCACCTCCGCCCACACAGCCCCCTCCAGGGAAAGGAAAATGA
- the bshA gene encoding N-acetyl-alpha-D-glucosaminyl L-malate synthase BshA translates to MKIGITCYPTYGGSGVVATELGIALAQRGHEVHFVSYASPFRLTHFYENIFFHAVEQSTYPLFDFNLYSLALASKLVEVTQYQKLDVLHVHYAIPHAVSGYLAREIVGRDAVKLVTTLHGTDSTLVGLEPSFLPLMRFSIQQSDAVTAVSRFLKEKTLTNYSIEKDIDIIPNFINSVEYAPSASCAFRSHIAPNGEKILVHTSNFRPVKRVTDVIRVFKLVREKVPSKLLLVGDGPDRHECETLSRELGIEVDVRFLGKQDAIVEILAASDLFLLPSQSESFGLSALEAMSCGLPVISSSTGGIPEVNIHSQTGYIAEMGDVDRMAKYAVDLLQNAQKYELFSKAARTRAVEVYDTALVVPRYEEVYQRVIGQ, encoded by the coding sequence ATGAAAATCGGTATTACCTGTTATCCCACCTACGGCGGCAGCGGTGTTGTCGCCACGGAACTCGGCATCGCCCTCGCACAACGGGGGCACGAGGTGCACTTCGTCAGCTACGCGTCGCCGTTCCGGCTGACCCACTTCTACGAGAACATTTTCTTCCACGCGGTGGAACAGAGCACGTATCCGCTGTTCGACTTCAATCTGTACTCGCTCGCGCTCGCCAGCAAACTTGTGGAAGTGACACAATACCAGAAGCTCGACGTGCTGCACGTGCACTACGCCATCCCCCATGCCGTCAGCGGCTATCTGGCGCGCGAGATCGTGGGACGCGACGCGGTGAAACTCGTTACGACCCTGCACGGCACCGACAGCACTCTCGTCGGACTCGAACCGTCCTTCCTCCCGCTGATGCGATTCTCGATACAACAGAGTGACGCCGTGACGGCCGTGTCGCGCTTCCTCAAGGAAAAAACACTCACGAATTATTCCATCGAGAAAGACATCGACATCATTCCGAACTTTATAAACTCGGTGGAATATGCTCCGAGCGCATCGTGCGCCTTCCGCTCGCACATAGCGCCGAACGGGGAAAAGATCCTCGTGCACACATCGAACTTCCGGCCTGTGAAACGTGTCACCGATGTGATACGCGTGTTCAAACTCGTGCGGGAAAAAGTCCCTTCGAAACTGCTGCTCGTGGGAGACGGTCCAGACAGGCATGAATGCGAGACTCTTTCGCGCGAACTGGGAATAGAGGTAGATGTGCGTTTCCTCGGCAAACAGGATGCGATTGTGGAAATTCTCGCGGCATCGGATCTCTTTCTCCTGCCGAGCCAGTCCGAAAGTTTCGGGCTTTCAGCCCTCGAAGCCATGTCGTGCGGCCTCCCGGTTATTTCGTCCAGCACCGGCGGCATACCCGAGGTGAACATCCATTCCCAGACCGGCTACATCGCGGAAATGGGCGATGTGGATCGTATGGCAAAGTACGCCGTCGATCTTCTGCAAAACGCGCAGAAGTACGAGCTGTTTTCGAAAGCGGCCAGGACACGTGCCGTCGAAGTGTACGACACGGCTCTTGTTGTTCCCCGCTACGAGGAAGTGTATCAACGGGTGATAGGGCAGTAG